In Crassostrea angulata isolate pt1a10 chromosome 6, ASM2561291v2, whole genome shotgun sequence, a genomic segment contains:
- the LOC128190597 gene encoding multiple epidermal growth factor-like domains protein 11, with protein sequence MEFSVFLILHIFLKVSADDCHRINRTCCYNEHVDNNTNECVACMNGSFGWNCESPCVTGYYGFLCKTPCECLHHFCDKETGCQSKHNETSATNYTLTTLSTINFENTVSQEKNTA encoded by the exons ATGGAGTTTTCGGTGTTTTTGATACTACACATTTTTCTAAAGGTTTCTGCCGACGACTGTCACAG gATTAATAGAACTTGCTGCTACAATGAACATGTTGACAACAACACTAACGAATGTGTCG CTTGCATGAATGGAAGTTTTGGATGGAATTGTGAATCACCTTGTGTAACAGGATACTATGGTTTTCTATGTAAGACGCCATGTGAGTGTCTGCATCACTTTTGTGATAAAGAGACTGGGTGTCAGTCAAAACACAATGAAACAT CAGCCACCAATTACACCCTGACTACCTTGTCTACAATAAACTTTGAAAACACTGTAAGTCAGGAAAAAAACACag cttaa